The Kribbella shirazensis genomic interval TCCTGCAGGAACAGATCCGTAACGAATTCACGGCCTCGCAGCAGTACGTGGCGGTCGCTGTCTGGTTCGACGAGCAGGATCTGCCGCAGCTGGCCGCGCACTTCTACAAGCAGGCACTCGAAGAGCGCAACCACGCGATGATGATGGTGCAGTACCTGCTGGACAACGACGTCCGTCCGCACATCCCGTCCGTCGGTGAGGTCGAGTCGGACTTCAAGACCGCACTGGAGCCGCTCGAACTCGCGCTGGCGCAGGAGATCACCGTCACCAAGCAGATCGAGACGCTCGCCCGCACGGCGCGCGACGAGAGCGACTACATCGGTGAGCAGTTCATGCAGTGGTTCCTCAAGGAGCAGGTCGAGGAGGTCGCCGCGATGAAGACGCTGGTGAACGTCGCCAAGCGCGCCGGCGACAACCTCTTCCACCTCGAGGACTTCCTCGCCCGCGAAACCGTCGGCGACGCCGGCACCGACCCGACCCAACCCACCGCCGCCGGCGGCACCGTCTGACGGTCGGCTTACCAGCTGCCCCCGCCTCCGCCGCCTCCTCCACCGCCCGAGGAGCCGGAGTCGGACGAGGAGTACGACGAGCTGGAGGAGAAGCCTGACGAGCTGCCGCCACCGTCACCACTGGACGGATCCCGGGGTGGTGGGGGCGGCTCCGCGAACGTACTGGCGACGGTCGAGCTGAACGACGCCGCCGTCCATTCGGACGTGTAGTACGACGGCCCGGCGTACCAGTCGGGCTCCGCGGTCAGGCGACCCGCGCGGACCAGTTCTCCGCAGACCCGCTGCCAGCGCTCCGCGAGCCCGAAGACGATCGCCCAGGGCAGGTACTTGCTGAAGATGTCCTCGCCCTCCTCGAAGCGCAACTGCTCCGCCTCGGCCGTGGCGAGATACGTCCGGAAACCGGCGACCTGGTCCGTCACGGCCCGTCCGGCCGCTGTCCGCCGCCCCTGCCGCTGCTTGGACACCCAGCTCCACACCAGGACCAGAAGGGCGACCACAGGCCCGGCGATGACCAGGAACCGGCCCGACGTGAACGGGCCCGAGCCGATCTGTGCCACACCGATGCCGACGACGACGATCGCGATCGCGATCAGCCAGCCGAAGGCGAACGACATGTCCCCCTCGGTACCACCCGCCGCGTGCGGCATCCTGACGTACCAGTTGCGCGCCCGGACCTGCTTCTGCACGGCGGCGATCGTCGCCTCCGCACCGCGGACCAGCGAGTAGTCGCCAATCGCGGCTGCCTGCAGCAGCCGCTCGTCGCCGGGCTGCAACTCCGGGAACAGGCCTTTGAGCAGCGCCTCCTCGTGCGGCTCGGTCGCGACCGCGGGGGCCACCAGGACCGCCTTCCGCGGGCCGTCGCCGCTGTTCTCGATCCGCAGCGCGCCCCGAACCGCCAGATCGATCATGGTGGCCGCGACCTCACGGTTCGTCGCCCGTCCGTCGATCAGCAGACCGCCCTCGGCGACCGGGATCCTGGGCGGCGCGAAGACGACCGGGATCTGGTCGGTGGTCAGCCCGTCCTTGCCGATCCGGGCCGTAGCTCCCTCAGGCGGTGCGGTCCCCGGCGGCAGGTCGGCGTACCGCTGGTCGCGACCGGCCTTCCGGTGGTGGAGGACGCCGAGTCCGGCCGCGCCCGCGGTCACCAGGACCGAGACAGCGATCCCGAGCCAGGACAGCCCGGCGCGCTCGATCGCGCCCGGCGGGTCGACCACGATCGGAGTGTCGTTCCGCACGGCGCCGGCCTTGATCCCGGCGACGACCGTCAACTGCTCCTGACGAAGCAGCCTCGACGCGCCGAAATGCGCCTGGCCGGCCGTCAGCGACTTGCTCTCACAGGGGGTGGTCGAGCCGGCCAGGCCGCTGTAGCAGTCGACCCGTTGCACGCCCTGCGGCACCGTGACCTGCACGGTCACCTTCTTGATCGTGGCGTCCCAGTCCGAGCCTGTCGCGTCCCAGTAGAGCTCAGTGTGGTCCCCGAAGTGGCGCAGCGCCCCGCGGACGTCGTACTTGATGACGTACTTCGCGTCCTCGGAGTAGATCGTCCGGTTCTCGGAGCCGATCTTGATCCGCAGCACCGCGTCCCGGCCGTCGTTGCGCTTGGTCGTCTCGCTCGTCCAGGCGTCCGACGCGTCCGGGCTCCACACCGAGATGTTGGACACCTCGTACTTCTGGTCCTTCGAGATGTCGTCCTTGTACGGCTCGCGGACGACCAGGTCGCGGTAGATGCCGTGCCGGCCACTGCTGCCGAACGTGTAGTCGATGGTCTCCTCGACGTGCAGTACGCCGTCCTCGGACACCGTGTACTCGATCGCGAAGTCCGTGATCTCGTCACCGTCCGCTGCCGTGGTCGGCACTGCGGCACCGGCCAGCGCGACGACGGCGAACAACGTGCTGACGACGATCCTGATCCCCCGCGGCATAGCGGGACAGTACTGGGGCCGGAGGCCACTACCAGCTGCCACCGCCCCCGCCACCGCCTCCACCGCCGGAGGATCCGCCGCTGAAGCCGGACGAGCTGCCGCCGCCCCCGCCGGAGCTGGACGGCGTCGGCGGCGGGTCGAAGCTGCTCGCGACCGTCGAACTGACGGCGCCCGCCGTCCAGCCGGAGGTGTAGTACGACGGGCCGTAGTACCAGACCGGGTCGGGGGTCAGCCGGCCGGCGGCGACGAGCTGCTCGCACACCTTCTGCCAGCGGTCGGCGAGGCCGAAGGCGATCGCCCAGGGCAGGTACTTCGAGAAGATGTCCTCGCCCTCCTCGAAGCGCAACTGGTCCGCCTCGGCGGTGGCCAGGTACTTCCGGAACCCGATCAGCTGGTCGGCCACCGCCCGGCCGGCCGGGTTCCGTTGCCCGCGGCCACGGATCCCGATCCAGATGCCGATGGCAACGATCACGGCGATCACCGGCACTGCCACGACGACCGCCCGGCCGAGCCCGCCGGTCGCGGCGCTGATCACGGTCCCCATCAGCCCGGCGCCGACCACCCAGATCCCGATCATCGCCATACACGCGCAGCCGAAGCCGTTCTTGAACGCCGAGCCGCCGCCGGCCCGCGGCATCCGCAGGTACCACTGGCGCTGCTTCA includes:
- a CDS encoding ferritin → MSTYEKLLQEQIRNEFTASQQYVAVAVWFDEQDLPQLAAHFYKQALEERNHAMMMVQYLLDNDVRPHIPSVGEVESDFKTALEPLELALAQEITVTKQIETLARTARDESDYIGEQFMQWFLKEQVEEVAAMKTLVNVAKRAGDNLFHLEDFLARETVGDAGTDPTQPTAAGGTV
- a CDS encoding DUF2207 domain-containing protein produces the protein MPRGIRIVVSTLFAVVALAGAAVPTTAADGDEITDFAIEYTVSEDGVLHVEETIDYTFGSSGRHGIYRDLVVREPYKDDISKDQKYEVSNISVWSPDASDAWTSETTKRNDGRDAVLRIKIGSENRTIYSEDAKYVIKYDVRGALRHFGDHTELYWDATGSDWDATIKKVTVQVTVPQGVQRVDCYSGLAGSTTPCESKSLTAGQAHFGASRLLRQEQLTVVAGIKAGAVRNDTPIVVDPPGAIERAGLSWLGIAVSVLVTAGAAGLGVLHHRKAGRDQRYADLPPGTAPPEGATARIGKDGLTTDQIPVVFAPPRIPVAEGGLLIDGRATNREVAATMIDLAVRGALRIENSGDGPRKAVLVAPAVATEPHEEALLKGLFPELQPGDERLLQAAAIGDYSLVRGAEATIAAVQKQVRARNWYVRMPHAAGGTEGDMSFAFGWLIAIAIVVVGIGVAQIGSGPFTSGRFLVIAGPVVALLVLVWSWVSKQRQGRRTAAGRAVTDQVAGFRTYLATAEAEQLRFEEGEDIFSKYLPWAIVFGLAERWQRVCGELVRAGRLTAEPDWYAGPSYYTSEWTAASFSSTVASTFAEPPPPPRDPSSGDGGGSSSGFSSSSSYSSSDSGSSGGGGGGGGGGSW